The Cervus elaphus chromosome 22, mCerEla1.1, whole genome shotgun sequence genome has a window encoding:
- the SSPN gene encoding sarcospan, producing MGRERPGRGARSQGGPPAADAAGPDDMGPKRGAGAPKESGEEEARTCCGCRFPLLLALLQLALGIAVTVVGFLMAGISSSLLVRDTPFWAGIIVCLVAYLGLFMLCVSYQVDERTCIQFAMKLLYFVLSALGLTVCVLAVAFAAHHYAQLAQFTCGTAFDSCQCRLPSSEPLSRTFVYRDVTDCTSITGTFKLFLLIQMILNLVCGLVCLLACFVMWKHRYQVFYVGVRMCSGTASEGQQQKV from the exons ATGGGCAGGGAGCGGCCCGGCCGCGGCGCGCGGAGCCAAGGGGGACCGCCAGCCGCCGACGCCGCGGGGCCCGACGACATGGGGCCGAAGAGGGGCGCGGGGGCCCCCAAGGAGAGCGGGGAGGAGGAGGCCCGGACGTGCTGCGGCTGCCGGTTCCCGCTGCTGCTCGCGCTGCTGCAGCTGGCGCTGGGCATCGCCGTGACCGTGGTGGGCTTCCTCATGGCCGGCATCAGCTCCTCCCTGCTAGTCAGAGACACTCCATTTTGGGCTGGGATCATT GTCTGCTTAGTGGCCTATCTCGGTTTGTTTATGCTTTGCGTCTCCTATCAAGTTGACGAACGGACATGTATCCAGTTTGCCATGAAA CTCCTGTACTTCGTCCTGAGCGCCCTTGGCCTGACGGTCTGCGTGTTGGCCGTGGCGTTCGCCGCTCACCACTATGCCCAGCTCGCACAGTTTACCTGCGGAACCGCATTcgactcctgccaatgcagactgCCCTCCTCCGAGCCCCTCAGCAGGACCTTTGTGTACCGGGATGTGACCGACTGTACCAGCATCACTGGCACCTTCAAACTGTTCCTCCTCATCCAGATGATTCTGAACTTGGTCTGTGGCTTGGTGTGCTTGTTGGCCTGCTTTGTGATGTGGAAACACAGGTACCAGGTCTTTTATGTGGGTGTCAGGATGTGCTCCGGGACAGCTTCTGAAGGTCAGCAGCAAAAGGTCTAA